The Candidatus Zixiibacteriota bacterium genome has a window encoding:
- a CDS encoding S8 family serine peptidase, with the protein MTPVRVRQLVSIATLLLSVTTGPIGNVSADALPDALKSQAVATPKQAESLDARTKSFLASRNSATARVWIFFTDKEIDSRRGFEAASTAVTIEPRSLKRRAKVGLDKVVFADLPVSTNYIGGIEQFSGELRRISRWLNAASFDIPMSQLEQVAALPYVAKVTPVHIYKKDQLPSESDRSDTQPPASASPNALNYGNSLAQLNQINVPQLHAEGIDGTGVTLGVFDTGFRKSHQAFALALSEGRLLAEYDFVFNDGNTSNEGADVASAWDHGTYTWSTSGGQRDGSIYGPAYKANFILCKTEDVRSETHTEEDDWVAALEFADSVGVDVITSSLGYFDFDAPQASYTYADMNGLTAIITQAANLASGMGIVLCNSMGNSGPAAGTLSAPADAFDMISVGAVNSSGVIASFSSRGPTFDGRIKPEVCARGVSTYAASATSTTSYASPSGTSLSCPLVAGAACLLIQAHPTFTPALIRQSMMETASKAATPDNTYGSGIINTLAASTWGAQWAADDLIGNAPLTVNFTASSTLSPTSWLWSFGNGDSSSAQNPTYIFQNPGSYTISMTVQTSAGPLTIERASYIVALGDTLSFAKDSVFAGQKIVIPVRLNNSQALNSIIIPFEVGQSQVPVTLDSVRLGSRTNYFEALTVMTSDPLNHRYTYQLTANNGGGAPNLAVGNGEVLRLYCTTGKFALGGLSSPVQSVTIGSFTPEIVTDVTSYPLLAIGGWAATKGILRGDCDYSNDGLIDISDLTRLIDFLFISLAPLPTVQSGDLDADFIIDISDLTYMINFLFIGGPPPVNP; encoded by the coding sequence ATGACGCCTGTCCGAGTTCGGCAACTTGTTTCTATTGCTACACTTCTTCTCTCAGTAACCACAGGTCCGATCGGCAATGTCTCGGCAGATGCCCTTCCGGATGCACTGAAATCACAGGCTGTCGCGACACCAAAACAAGCCGAGTCGCTTGACGCCCGCACAAAATCGTTTCTGGCAAGCCGCAACAGCGCAACGGCCAGAGTCTGGATTTTCTTTACCGACAAAGAGATTGATAGCCGTCGCGGTTTTGAAGCTGCATCGACAGCTGTAACCATAGAGCCGCGTTCATTAAAACGCCGCGCAAAAGTTGGATTGGACAAAGTTGTCTTTGCCGATCTTCCGGTCTCCACCAACTACATTGGAGGGATTGAACAGTTTTCAGGCGAATTGCGGAGAATATCCCGTTGGCTAAATGCGGCGTCATTTGATATCCCCATGTCCCAACTTGAACAGGTCGCGGCTCTTCCCTATGTTGCCAAAGTCACTCCTGTCCATATTTACAAAAAAGACCAACTTCCGTCTGAGAGCGACCGAAGCGACACCCAGCCGCCTGCATCTGCTTCGCCCAATGCGCTTAACTACGGCAACTCACTTGCACAGTTAAATCAGATCAATGTCCCGCAATTGCATGCCGAGGGAATTGATGGTACCGGTGTGACATTGGGCGTATTCGATACTGGTTTCCGGAAAAGCCATCAGGCGTTCGCATTGGCCCTTTCCGAGGGCCGTCTGTTAGCCGAGTACGATTTTGTATTCAATGATGGCAATACCTCAAACGAAGGGGCCGATGTCGCAAGCGCATGGGACCATGGAACATATACCTGGTCGACTTCAGGCGGTCAAAGAGACGGCTCGATCTACGGCCCGGCCTACAAGGCAAATTTCATCCTCTGTAAAACCGAAGATGTTCGGTCTGAAACCCATACCGAAGAAGACGACTGGGTCGCCGCGCTTGAGTTTGCAGATTCTGTCGGAGTCGATGTCATAACTTCCTCGCTGGGCTATTTTGATTTCGATGCCCCGCAGGCTTCCTATACCTATGCAGATATGAACGGACTGACCGCGATTATTACCCAAGCGGCGAATCTGGCGTCGGGCATGGGGATTGTCTTGTGTAATTCCATGGGAAATAGCGGACCAGCCGCAGGCACCCTTTCTGCTCCTGCTGATGCCTTCGACATGATTTCGGTGGGCGCTGTCAATTCATCTGGAGTCATTGCGAGTTTTTCATCGCGCGGACCGACGTTTGATGGCCGCATCAAACCCGAGGTCTGCGCCCGCGGGGTCTCAACCTATGCCGCATCGGCAACAAGCACAACCAGCTACGCCTCACCGAGCGGAACCTCCCTTTCCTGTCCACTGGTTGCGGGCGCTGCATGTCTGCTTATCCAAGCCCACCCGACCTTCACGCCTGCCTTGATTCGTCAATCAATGATGGAAACGGCATCGAAAGCAGCAACTCCTGATAATACCTATGGCTCAGGAATAATAAACACTCTGGCCGCGTCTACCTGGGGAGCCCAGTGGGCTGCCGATGATTTAATAGGAAACGCGCCGCTTACAGTAAATTTTACAGCAAGCTCGACGCTCAGCCCGACCTCGTGGCTCTGGTCTTTTGGCAATGGAGACAGTTCCTCTGCTCAAAACCCGACGTACATTTTTCAAAATCCCGGCTCGTATACGATTTCGATGACTGTACAGACGAGCGCCGGACCACTTACCATCGAACGGGCAAGTTACATTGTGGCCCTTGGTGACACATTGTCTTTCGCCAAAGATTCGGTCTTTGCCGGTCAAAAGATTGTCATACCGGTTCGCTTGAATAACTCACAGGCACTCAATAGTATCATCATTCCGTTTGAAGTCGGTCAAAGTCAGGTTCCGGTGACACTGGATTCAGTGCGACTCGGAAGCAGAACAAATTATTTCGAAGCTCTAACCGTTATGACTTCCGATCCACTCAATCATCGCTACACATATCAATTGACAGCCAATAACGGCGGCGGCGCGCCAAATCTTGCAGTTGGAAACGGCGAGGTGCTTAGGCTCTATTGTACGACAGGGAAGTTCGCGCTGGGGGGACTTTCAAGTCCCGTGCAGTCTGTGACAATTGGCTCCTTTACTCCTGAGATTGTGACCGACGTTACCAGCTACCCTCTGCTGGCGATTGGCGGATGGGCCGCGACAAAAGGGATTCTGCGCGGAGATTGTGATTATAGCAATGACGGCCTTATCGATATATCTGATTTAACTAGACTAATTGACTTTCTCTTCATAAGTCTTGCGCCGCTCCCGACAGTTCAATCAGGCGATCTTGATGCTGATTTCATCATTGATATTTCAGATTTAACATATATGATAAACTTTCTCTTTATTGGAGGACCGCCTCCGGTGAATCCGTAG